A genome region from Arachis duranensis cultivar V14167 chromosome 6, aradu.V14167.gnm2.J7QH, whole genome shotgun sequence includes the following:
- the LOC107492993 gene encoding ent-copalyl diphosphate synthase 1, whose translation MMTSQFLSHLDHKVLYSDLTAPSHKSRFGFKFLCQGPPAKFWGKHAKKSGEFRPISATTHQVLGFKESVPYFKWLQTVKDDVEPNEEHVLHQVVVTNEIRKKINAVKRMLGSMEDGEISISAYDTAWVGLVRDVNGGGGPEFPSCLEWIASNQLSDGSWGDAQLFNAHDRILNTLACVIALRAWNLHPQKSDMGLKFVKENLSKLEDENVEHMPIGFEVAFPSLLDLARSMNIEVPHDSPILKQIFAMRDLKLTKIPMEVLHKVPTTLLHSLEGMANLDWKRLLKLQSQDGSFLFSPSSTAYAFMQTKDENALKYLEKTVKRFNGGVPNVYPVDLFEHIWAVDRLERLGISRYFQTEIKECMEYVSRYWTEKGICWARNSEVQDIDDTAMAFRLLRLHGHQVSPDAFKHFEKSGDFFCFAGQSNQAITGIYNLHRASQVLFPGEKILENARLFSSKFLTEKRLANEIVDKWIITKDLPGEVSYALDVPWYASLPLLETRFYIEQYGGENDIWIGKSLYRMPYVNNDIYLELAKLDYGNCQDMLSVEWEKIQRWYLETGLEEFGVSKESVLQSYFVAAASMFEPEKSLERLAWAKTTTLIETLKSYTGDKEARRVFLEQFNNSINRQDFPKKWLDKSNETEKLVCILLITIEYLGLEFFRTRGQEISHYLNQIWQSWLLSWQKEGSSSTREAELILKTIHIMSGCWSQELQLNLQYQKLLQVTNKVCHKLRDYQSSKEANVNGSCNMSGTRVTTPQIESEMQELSQTVLQNSPDGIQNQPRVKNSFLMVAKSFYYAAYFDYQTIISHIDKVLFQKVM comes from the exons ATGATGACTTCTCAATTTCTCTCCCATCTAGATCATAAGGTTCTTTATTCTGACCTTACTGCACCTTCACACAAATCTAGATTTGGATTCAAGTTCCTCTGTCAAGGTCCTCCTGCCAAGTTTTGGG GAAAACATGCAAAGAAAAGTGGTGAATTTCGTCCAATATCTGCAACAACACATCAAGTTCTTGGATTCAAG GAGAGTGTGCCCTACTTCAAATGGCTACAAACTGTGAAGGATGATGTTGAACCAAATGAGGAACATGTTCTTCATCAG GTGGTGGTTACAAACGAGATAAGAAAGAAGATAAATGCGGTGAAAAGGATGTTAGGGTCAATGGAAGATGGAGAAATAAGCATATCAGCTTATGACACAGCATGGGTTGGTCTCGTGAGAGATGTTAATGGCGGAGGAGGGCCTGAGTTCCCATCTTGTCTTGAATGGATAGCCAGTAATCAGCTTTCTGATGGTTCTTGGGGTGATGCTCAACTTTTCAATGCCCATGATCGCATTCTTAACACCTTGGCTTGTGTTATTGCATTGAGAGCTTGGAATTTGCACCCCCAAAAGTCTGACATGG GGTTGAAGTTTGTTAAGGAAAATCTAAGCAAGCTTGAGGATGAGAATGTTGAACACATGCCAATCGGATTTGAAGTAGCTTTCCCTTCTCTTCTCGACTTGGCTCGAAGTATGAATATTGAAGTGCCACATGATTCTCCTATCTTGAAACAAATCTTTGCCATGAGAGACCTAAAGCTCACAAA AATACCAATGGAGGTGCTTCATAAGGTGCCCACAACACTGCTTCATAGTTTGGAGGGAATGGCAAATTTGGATTGGAAAAGACTCTTGAAATTGCAGTCACAAGATGGTTCATTCTTGTTCTCTCCATCATCCACAGCCTACGCTTTCATGCAAACCAAAGATGAAAATGCTCTCAAATATTTGGAGAAAACTGTGAAAAGGTTTAACGGGGGAG TTCCAAACGTTTATCCGGTGGATTTATTTGAGCACATTTGGGCTGTTGATCGATTAGAACGTTTAGGTATTTCAAGATATTTTCAGACAGAAATTAAAGAATGTATGGAATATGTTTCAAG atATTGGACCGAGAAGGGTATTTGTTGGGCAAGAAATTCGGAAGTTCAAGATATTGACGATACTGCAATGGCATTTAGATTGCTAAGGTTACATGGCCACCAAGTTTCACCCG ATGCATTCAAGCATTTTGAGAAAAGTGGCGACTTCTTCTGCTTTGCTGGACAATCAAATCAAGCTATAACTGGGATATACAATCTTCATAGAGCTTCTCAAGTGTTGTTTCCTGGAGAGAAGATTCTTGAGAATGCCAGACTTTTTTCGTCCAAATTTTTAACTGAGAAACGGTTGGCTAATGAGATAGTGGATAAATGGATCATAACAAAAGATTTGCCTGGTGAG GTGAGCTATGCTTTGGATGTGCCTTGGTATGCTAGCTTACCCCTGTTAGAGACAAGATTTTACATAGAACAATATGGCGGTGAAAATGATATTTGGATTGGCAAGTCACTTTACAG GATGCCCTACGTGAATAATGATATTTATCTAGAGCTTGCTAAATTAGATTACGGCAACTGCCAAGATATGCTCTCTGTAGAATGGGAGAAAATCCAAAG GTGGTACTTGGAAACAGGATTAGAGGAATTTGGAGTGAGCAAAGAAAGTGTTCTGCAAAGTTATTTTGTGGCGGCAGCCAGCATGTTCGAGCCTGAGAAGTCCCTAGAGCGACTCGCATGGGCTAAAACCACGACTTTGATCGAGACATTGAAGTCCTATACAGGGGATAAAGAAGCAAGGAGGGTTTTTTTAGAACAATTCAATAACAGCATTAACAGACAAGATTTTCCAAAGAA GTGGCTAGATAAGAGCAACGAAACAGAAAAACTTGTTTGCATTTTGCTGATAACTATTGAGTATCTTGGATTGGAGTTTTTTCGAACTCGTGGGCAGGAAATTTCTCATTATTTGAATCAAATT TGGCAAAGTTGGTTGTTGAGTTGGCAAAAAGAAGGAAGCAGCTCCACAAGGGAAGCGGAGCTGATTTTGAAAACCATACATATAATGAGTGGCTGTTGGTCACAAGAGCTACAGCTAAACCTTCAGTATCAGAAATTGCTGCAAGTCACTAACAAAGTTTGCCATAAACTCAGAGATTACCAAAGTAGTAAG GAGGCAAATGTGAATGGCAGCTGCAACATGAGTGGAACCAGAGTCACTACACCACAAATAGAATCAGAAATGCAAGAGCTTTCGCAAACAGTGCTCCAAAATTCCCCAGATGGCATTCAGAATCAACCCCGTGTTAAGAATTCATTTCTAATGGTGGCCAAGAGTTTCTACTATGCTGCCTATTTTGACTATCAGACAATTATATCACACATTGACAAAGTTCTATTTCAAAAAGTGATGTAA